The Magnolia sinica isolate HGM2019 chromosome 9, MsV1, whole genome shotgun sequence sequence aagtggcagggggagtagccaatccgttctcgccCAATCAAGTCCCACCGCGTGGGGTCACCGTGTAATCTACGTCCAAAATCAAAATACATGCGTGGTCCACCCGATAAGTTGTTGGAAATGACTTTTAAATTAGTACATTCATTGACGGGCTTATCAAATGAATATTCTCAATTTCGCACAGGTGTGTCACTGGCACATGTGGGCTGTTTATATTGGACCCTTGACTTCCTGGACTTCGGTAATGTGTATAGGTGAAACAcgtctgatgtatgtattatccaTGACATCTCTTCATTTTGCCTGATATGATCATAtcggggcatgagcccaaaaatgagatagattcaaagttcaggtggaccatattctaAGAAGTAACGGAGATTGAACTTCTGCCAATGAAAACTTCTTACTGGTCACAGTTgtattggattaagctgatatttgtcttttctcttctttcatgtccgtgtgaccctgtcaacaagataaatggcaaataaacattacggtgggaccAAGAAGTTTCGACCCTAGCATCATTATGACCCtgttttttgtggtatggtctactttagctttagatctgcctcattatggctcatgccctaagacGATGACAAGATGcaaatagataaaacacatacattatggtgggctccacataagttCTGTACATATAGACAGCACTGACATAAGTGATGTGTTCTACACTAAGCAATCCAAGTTCCCTTGTGTTTTCCACATGCGTGTGGATATACGCGTGCACTGTTGCAACGAGAAGTACAAAAGCTCTCTTCTTGTGGTTGAACGGACACGCCACcatttgaaatatttgtatggcCACAGTTTCTTATCAAgctaagtttttggtgtttttacttcatcccagaatgaccttataaacagtttggatggcatataaacatcaaggtaatTTTAGAAAGGTTTCACGAAACTCTCTCTTACTTTTCAtctacggcccacttgatttttagatacacttcaattttagtctggtgtcttaaaatgagctctcaccatggatggacggtgtgaatttctcacaaacatcacgatgggtcccacctaaTATTCTGCGGAAACTTAGCTGcagaggctttagcaggaaatcctcGTCCAACTATCCTTTTCAGCGATATTTTGACGAGAAAATTTGTAGCCATTATCACTATCTCGTGCTGGAACGCAGATTAGCTGCGACCCCAGAACGAGCCAGGTGGTTGcaaccctgaccatggggcccaccccgaTGTATGCAGTTTATATCCGATCTGAGGAtccatttttctggcttaattcATGATGTGGTCCTGAAAATGAATCAGATACAAATCACAGGTAGACTACAACACAGGAAAAAAATGTccattacactacaagaaaagggggctttagcctcggttcaaaactgtggctaaaaaggttaaaaactgaggctaaagcctttagcctcagttttgcctcagttatccgaaccgaggttgaaacccctgtgGCTAAAGCCTTCAACCTCAGttaagtgaagctaaaagaacctttttagcttcagttttctcgaaacgaggctaaatcaaaattttagcctccattgtttccaactgagactataTCCAAATTTTAGCatcagttgcctccaattgaagctaaatctatttttaacttcagttctcaacaaccgagggtaaagcctttagccacaggagctgtagtctcagtttaggtaactgaggcaaaactgagactaaagatggatttagcctttgttggcatcaactaaggctaaattcacttttaacctcatttctctatcaacaaatgattgagcctgtgcatatttcacccatttaacattcatcaagacaataatcagcacaatatcaacaaaacaattaatttaCCAAAACAAACTATAagtgtcttcctttcctagccttcCACCCACAACATCTTTGAGAGAGTAAGATGAatttaccaaaaagaaaaaaagagtacaAGCAAGTGACCTGTAGCATCTTGTCTATGAACCTTGCAGCATTAGTGATCTCAGTTACTATTCTGATTTCTTCCAATGTAGCACCCGCCTTACCATATGCGATATTCTCCTTTATAGTAGTTGTGAATAAGATGGACTCTTGGCTAACAAGACCAATCTTCTCTCTGATCCATCCAAGCTGCAGCTTCTTCAAGTTGATGCCATATATGAGCACTTCACCAGCTTGGGGGTCATAGAACCTCTCCAACAGGCTGATCACTGTCGACTTCCCACTGCCGCTCTCTCCAACTAGAGCCACAGTCATGCCGCTTGGAACATGCAACGAGAACCCAGAAAATACATGAATGTCAGGTCTTGCAGGGTAGCTAAAGCAAACATCTCTCAGTTCTATATCACTGTAGATATCTTCCAACACAATTCCACTTGTGTCGTATGAGTTGATCTCTGGTTTCCGTTTGATGGTCTCAAACATCTTGTATGCTGTTGCTCGCCCTGCTGGAAATGCATTCACAGATGGGGAAGCTTGGCCTAGGGACCtggttccaaaaaataaaaaagcaagatTGTTCTGATCCATTTTTTTGTGTGTGCAGCAAAAAGGAAGATTAAAATACCTGAAAACCTCTTATAATTATTTTAGAATTGATGGGGTGTTTTATAGTCTTGTAATTGCAGACTCTTAATTGTCCATAGCACAAAGATCACACGAATTAGAATATCCTGTCCATCCAAAATTTGGACTTAAGTTTATAGCCATCCAAATTCCAACCACTGAATGGGAAGGTTAGAATGGTCTGATCAAAGTGCTTCCCTACAATGGCAGGCAATACATCACTGTCTTTACGAAATAGATGTTCGAAATTGTTGActgaaatatatttcaaaaacagTCCTAACTGTTCCTTTCATAGGCgtttgatccaatggtcagaaccGCCTGATCATTGTGATCTTAACATGTGTGCAGAAGGGAACAGGAAGTGGAAACTACAAGCTTTTCTGCAATTGACAAGCACCATGCAAAGTTTAGGTATCAATTTTGATAGACTAGAAAAGTCACAGTTACAAAGACATGATAACAAAACCCAAAATATGTAGGAATTAGGCGGCTACAGCCaaagaaattagaaataaaaactgATATTCTGAAAAAACGGCATCAACTTGATGGAGCAAACTTAAGAAACCATTTCCGTGCTAAAATAAGTAAACATAGATTGTAACAGATGATTTTACTGATTTTGTTAACAACATATTCAGTGATTTCAAAATCTTAGACAGCTTATCTCTAACAAATCTAGAACTCATGAAATGTGTATACCTTTGCCAACCTTGCTCTCCAAGAGCTTTCAACGTCTTAAGAGATGTTGTGAGATCATTAGCCGTCTTCTGACCATCAACAACTCCAGCAAACAGATACTTGCTGGGAGAAAACCGCTCTTGATCGTTCAAGGGTCTTCTCTCCACGAACCAGATAAACTCAATAGCCGAGATGCCCTTCGATGACGTGATAGTCCTACAACCAGGTCAAGAGAGAACTGGGTCGGaatcaaaaaaaaaagatgctGAGGAAGAAAGGCTAAATCGGCAGATCATGATGAACTAATAATATTGGATATATTACCCGGCAAGACTTATATGCTCCCTCGGTGagcgagacgcggtgttggaattGCGGCAACGGCGTGGTTGCAAGAATACAAGTCtctggtcgagccgactctagaatacaggatacaacttaggatcgcaCGTAAATGCCAGTTACAGATCGCGGATCGTCGAAATTTAACCGGGAGAACCGTAGAAGCCTACAAAACGGTATGggttaggatacgagtctcacattgTGTATAGATCCTTCTCGTCGACCTTTTTCtgctatttataaatttataGATGCAGTTATGATAATAACCGTTATACATGTGGAAATCTCTTATACCGTCAGCTGTAAAGTAGCGATTATCTCATTTTGATTGTGTTTGCGCTTTCCCGAAAGCATTTTTATCTCGTCAGTAACTTCCTGCACGTTCTTTACTATTGATGTAGCCCTAATGATCAGAAATCTTTATCTCGAAATCACGTGCTCAGCACGCCTCTTCTAAGATTACTCAGTAGTGAGTTGTCCTCCGTATACCTTGCCCACAACATAAAGATATCATTTGTGCCATGTGGCCACATCTGCATTGTTCATATGGGATTGCCCAAATCATGCCCAAACCTTGCCCCCACGTTTCTCTCTTTTTTAAGTGTGGAGAGAAACGTAAATGATATTTATAAGCATTTATTACAATGTCACATGGCATGCTCTCCATTTGTTAAAGTTCGAATGATGTGTCCATCGTATCATTCCTTTTGCAACCTACCACCAAGTGTCATTTATAAAATGCATTTTTTTATCCCTGCCACAACTTTTGTTTTGAAAACTGCTTTAACCATCTTTTGACAATTAATGTTGCGCATGTGATGGATACTTAAAacccttcattttcttttcttcctcattttcttcaattttgatTCTGCGAAACCCAAACTTCATTTTCTTCTAAAAACTGTCATGACTCCCAGGAAATCTTCCGAACCTTCTTCATCTTCACCCTCTCCTCTTTTTACTCTGTTGGAGTTGCTTTGTCTTTCTACTTACTTAGAGGTAATCTTTTTTCCTAACTATGATAATTCTGATTCGCCTTTATTACTTAGTCTCACATTCTATCCTTCTTCTACTTCCAAATTATTTGATATTATTCCATACCTTCCTATCGATGAAAAGGAAACTTCTTGATCACTCATGTGTCTTTTAATAGGACCAATTGCCATCCCAATAGAACTCACTGATGTTTgtcaaccccaagtgtagggttgcaatgtagtaataactcaatgagaTTGAGATCATTCTACAAGGATGTATGTGGTTGAGAATTCTGTTAGAACTAAACAGATTTGAAGATTATAGTTTCCAATTGattaaaaagaatataaaaaataaatacgaaGCACTAAAGATTCAAGAATCCCCACTCAACAAATTCTTAAACCAATTCGTCTTCTTCAAATATATAACTCAATTAAAATTAGATTCCAACTTATTCTACTTGGAAGACAAATCTATAAATTCAATAAACAATATCCAACAAGATATATAAATTGAGATAGATTAATCTCTCATAAAATCTTGACAATCGATTGCAGGAAATCAAAAGCATCTATTATATCCAAAGTTAACAAAAGATTAATCGATTTTACAAATTAATTGATTTCTTTTACAAACTAAGAATTCAATCAACACAATCAtaatccaacattaaaaacttgaaTTAAATATGAGAATTTATAAACTTGATCATTCATTTTGTCAAAAAgtatccaaaaatgaggcaaatcgaagatgaggcatatccaaatctcatgcagaCAACGCAGGAGGTATTGAATTTGCACGGGGACAtaagtttcaaatcaagctgatatctgggTTCCATCTATGTGAAcgttatcaacatgttggatgacaaataaatattagcaTGGGCCTTAACAACTTtcaaatggtgggcattcaatgacactattttccaatggtgtgatccactttagattttgatctgccttatttttgggactATGCCATAAAACAAGCTAGCCAAGTCGATGCatgaatatacaacaaatacaccgGGGTAGGCCCCTTGGTCATGGCCTTGCCCACCGATGTGAATTTCGTACCCATTAACTCAgagcgcactgagtaaactctatggcacgcaccatgatatatgtatcttatccacaccaacCGACCAtttttttcggttcatcttttggtatgaacccaaaatatcaaaagcttaagtgaaccacaccacaagaaacattatGGATAATCAAGTCGATTGTTTAAACCATCCCAGGGTGCTAGTgaatttatttgtcatcaaatatCCTCCTAATGTCACACAAaaatggatgatgggaaaacacaaaatcagcttgatccaaaactacaacggcccgtaagaagttttcaatgataggcattcaatttccatttttttccagtggcgtggtctacttgagctttggatatgcttcaattttgggttcatgccttaaaatatactggaaaaatgaatggatggaatggataagatatatacttcacagtgggctccacagagtttgCTCAGCGGACTATAGcgtacgcaatctgcgtccctaGCCGACTAAGCTCGTTACTCAGCCTGACCCAATCGGTGCCCATAACGTCAAAACAAATCCACCAACACAATCCCACAGCACATATGGAGGGAATTTCTATTTCACACTGCAGCTGTGAATACTCTTACACCAAACACAAGCGGCCCACGTGTGGTGGCACACGTGGGATACTGGCAATGTTCATCCGGGAGGCATATCCACATGCATGCAGAAAACATAAGAAGCCCACGGGGGCTcgtggcacacgtgtgtgagattgGGAATATTCAATTGATAGACCCTTTAGTGAATGACCTGATTTAAAAGTCATTTCCAAcaactcatcaggtgagccacaactCATCAGGTCGGCCAGGCATGCATATTGTTGGCTGTGAAACAGTGGCTACGCATGTATTTTGATTGTTGAGTAGGATGCTTGGAGAACCGGCGGTGGATAAGGAATTCCTTCAATTACAGAGTAATGGTGTAATGGAAAGGGATTTTGTAATGAATTCAAAGTTCCTCCAAAGTCTCGAATTCTGGTTgggaaattataaaaaaaattcaattttggaAAGATATTTGGGTGGGATCATCTCTTTTTGAAagtgaatttttcaaaaatattctGCTGtctcttaaaataaaaataaaaacctctaATCCCAGCCTGGACCAAAGATGGTTTGGTACAGTAGAGGACGGAAGCATGTGTACATAATTTTGGGATTTTCGAAAACTACAACCTATTGTTATGGTATTTACGAGTCCAAACCTTTATTAAAAGCTTTCATTAAGCTATTTAATAAATTTAAAGTAATTTTTATCAAGGCACCTTCTGGTAAATTTCTCAAACCATAGATcaagtgaatttttttttttttgtagtgaaaaAACTGTCCTCCTGGCAAGAATGCCCTGCAAAAGATCATCGTATATACGAGCCTATGGACCCAACTATGTAAAACAACCAGGCTATGTGGTAGTTAAAATGTTATatgtgtgaaatctactccgtccatcaagtgagaAGACTTATATCTGCAGTACATGCAAATGACCATCCTGAGAGAttactcaaatgagccacaccactaACATCTCAAATTTATACGGTGTGGCCCGGCTacgttttggatcaggctaaattttgtttattcccttcatctCGTGCCATGATTAATGAGCAGATTTTATGAAAGATAGACTTAACTTTCCAACCCCTTTAATCCTTTTGGGGTACCTCACGCGTACCTCACGCGATGACTTCATTCTAGACGTCTAGCCCGACACAGCCGCACAAATTGGTATTTTGCCTTAAGACAGTCTCTTTCTGGCGCGGATTCGCTACTGACAGGTTTAGTAGcaagactgctactgaagtgacgtcactaagttctgtgagtccaaccatgatgtatattttgtatccacactgttcatccagtTTGAGAGGCCAATTTAGAGCATGACCCAAAGAACGAGTCAgttccaaagctcgagtggacctcactagaggaaaaagtggagagagtgacggccaccattaaaaacttctaagggctacaaaagttttggatgaagctgatatttttgttttaccttcTATAATGTGTGTTAaattatgaacggattggatctcaaatacatcacggtggaccttaggaaggtttcaacagtggaccgTAATttctctactgttttctgtgatgggtccatcgtagctttgtatctgcctcattccttGATCCTGCCTTAAaatgacagtgtggatacaacaaatttAACGAATACATAATGATAgcacccacgtaacttggtgacgtccctatctctagctactcaacttgtcagtacctaatccgcgtccgtctctTTCAACGTGCACCTAACGTGTTGACTTCGGTCCAGCTCCACACAGACGCACCCCGGCGCAAGAGAGTCAAGCTTTTAACGTTATCGTTGTCTCTCGCAACGGGCCTCACGTCGTGATGACTTCGTTTCAACCCCGCCCAGACACATCTGGCGTAAGATAGTCAAAACGGCACTTTGGGCACGATAGGGTGAGGCAGGGTTACAGCTCAGTGGGTGAGTCCCAGACTATAAGATCTACGTCGATGTAtatgtagagctgtacatgagtcaagttagctcggtcagctcactCAATTCAACTCGGAAAAGCTTGACTCACCTCACcttgaaattggattcggaccgagtcgagttagtttttggagctcaaaaaaatttcgagccgtgTTCGAGCTTGCCGGAGTTTGACTCTATTCAgattgaacctcaactcaaacCGACTCGGAACGAGTAAGTTCGGTGACTCATTTATTTTGATATGGATGctgctcaccgagtgtttgatgaaatgactcaacgaagtgttggcgaggaaggaatggatacgctgggtgtttgattttgatgttgctcactgAGTGTTTGATTTCCATGCTGCTCTCCAGGTAttcgatgaaatacctgtaaaaatattgttactattttacattctttgagaaattgaagatgcattctatgtatttgagaaaatgccacacaagcttgaactcggctcaaaccggCCCAAactgctgaccaaactgagccgagctagGTAGATAGCTTGAGGACTGAGCatagccaagttcaagctggggttagctaaTGGCTGAGCCGAGCCGATCTCTACCAAGCTCaatcgactcggttcgactcgtgtacaactctatgtatatgttgtatattcatattgttcatccatttgccTTGTcgtatcatttttgggcatggtccaaaaaaggaGGCGGACCTAAGCTCATGCGAACACAATAGGAATTGaatttccatcattaaaaacttcacaagggccacaaaagttctagatcaagctgttatttttgttttcctttcatccagatctatgtgaccttgtcaataggttggatggcaaataaacaattgGCCTTagcaaatttttaatggtgggagatcaatcacattgttttcctatggtgtggtcaccTGAGATTTGtctgtgcctcattttttaaacCATGCCCACGATTTTGACGTAGTGAGGTAGGGGGACTTTTCTAAATCTTTCGACACTACAaaatagggctgtacatcgagccgagtcgagtcgaggtgagccaagcttggcttgactcgtccatgctatactcgagttcgagctcgccctcgagctcaatattaagcttggcttgtttgtcaaagctttcgagtcgagttcgagtcgagctagtggttcgagttgagttgagtcgagtttacctcggtagggtaagggaaagaaaaagagggaatggggacaGGTAGGGTTGGATAGAGTTTTTTAGtaaaattttttaagttttaacttcttttaaaaaaaaaaacttatatatatatatatatattatagatatttaatattaatataatatatataatatatattattaaaatatattactcgagtcaagtcgagctcgacctcgagctttgagtcgagttgagtcgagtggaaatacaccatggtcgaacttggcttgaactcaacttgagctttagtaaacaagcttgactcgccttgagtcggcctttcaagccgagtcaatccaagctgagtcgagctaagTCGAGCGAGCTTGacttgtgtacagccctactacaaaacatgaaagaaaaattactaacattacaaaaaataatattagaggagatatttataataaataaaataaataagatttcACTTATAGATTGCGGTTTGCTGTTCTCACTTGCACTTATAGGAGTC is a genomic window containing:
- the LOC131255090 gene encoding ABC transporter B family member 9-like, with translation MAIGPIKRHMSDQEVSFSSIGRTITSSKGISAIEFIWFVERRPLNDQERFSPSKYLFAGVVDGQKTANDLTTSLKTLKALGEQGWQRSLGQASPSVNAFPAGRATAYKMFETIKRKPEINSYDTSGIVLEDIYSDIELRDVCFSYPARPDIHVFSGFSLHVPSGMTVALVGESGSGKSTVISLLERFYDPQAGEVLIYGINLKKLQLGWIREKIGLVSQESILFTTTIKENIAYGKAGATLEEIRIVTEITNAARFIDKMLQVTCLYSFFLFGKFILLSQRCCGWKARKGRHL